GTAAGAGAAGAGTCTGACCTCTGGAGTGAAATCACCCCTTCTCAGCTCTCCTGAGTAGGCCAGAGGGACTTAGTTGATCATGTGTACATCAGCTGGGTCACTTTCAGCACATTGTACCAGGACCTGCAGAACATGTTGTGCTGAGAAATGAGTATGCAGCTGGGATGCACTGGGCACATTGTGCTGGGACACCTCTTCACTGGGCCAGGCTGAGATCCACTGGCCCAGCCATCGCTGGGATGGGAGTGTTAGACGTTCCATCAGGACAGGTACTCCTGGGACTTGAATATGTGAGGCATAGTTCCCCAGAACACATAAGTATGTGTAGCACTTAACattgctttacagatggggaaactaatgGCAGCACAGAGAGATGCTGTGATTTTTCCTGAGTCACACAATGagtccagggcagagctgggaatggaaccccaGTTTCCACTCCCAGCCTGGTGCCCAATCCAAGCCTAGATCACACTGAGTGGAGCTAGGCACATGATGAGCTAGAAATATCTGTTCAGTCTGGAACACAGCCTGCTGTGGGCAGACCCTCCAGTGCACTTGTCATGCTGGTGCAAAGGTTCCTATGGCACAAACCCCTCCTGGCAAAGGGTCTATCCCCAGAGTTCCTTCTTGCCCAATGGATCCCTGACTGCTGGGCAATattgtaaattagagcagccttcaggctgGAGTTGGAACTGGGACCAGGATGGCCCCTGGATAAGGGGAACAGAAAGGTAATTTAAAGCGACTTTCTTAACCTGACTTCCTAAAGCTGCACTAAATGCCTTGGTTGCAGCCGAGGATCTGTCCATTTATGCTGGGATGCACACTCGGTGAGCCAGGATGGCCTGAATGTGCTTCATTCACTGGGCTGCAATGCTCATTCCCTGGACTAGCCTACAGGATGTGTGAAGAGACAGGACCATGGTTATTGCATTAAATAGGCAGAGAAATCCTTTCTGTTAGAGCAAGTGTGTTGCACTAGGAGCGGGAAGCCGCTCGGAACTTGGTAACAATTCCTTTGCAGGCTGTACTCTCCCATATATTCTGTACTACAGTGCATAATGCTGGCCTCCTTGGTGCTGTGTATAATTAATACAAAAGGTTTGTTGTACATTCAGCATCAACCTCCACTCACTGTTAATTGGAAGATGGTGGTGGTTTGCCAGACAGGAGCCTAAAGTCCCATCTCTCAGTCACAGCATGGGCAGCTTTATGCACACACTGACCTAGAGGGGTCATTCCAGGAGAGAGTATAATTCAGTCTCCACACTCCAATCCTAGGTTAGATGGAGGGATGTACAGAGAGAAGCAACTTCAAAGCCCCTGGTTGACGCAGACAGAGATTTGATTGTATTTCCCCAAAGTGTGTATTCCAGATGATTCCTCTTGCCCCTTGCTTGAATAGTGACCCCTACCCCAACCGCATTGGGGAAGGAAGGCCAGGAGGTGGCCTTGCTTGGAATGATGTCTGGATCTGATTTAAATTAGCACATGATGATTCTGCCTGGACATCTCCAGGCTACTAAATACAGTGCAGCAGCCTCATGAGTGAATCTCTGGGTGCAGCAGACAGGTTGGATTGGAACAAAGACACAAAAAGTCTCCTTTACTGAACAGGGTGGGGAAGACCAGGCTCAGAGGTTAACCAGCACTGAAAAGCATCACCTCAATCCAGAGCCCTCTGCACATGCCAGGGCAGGAACACTGTCCTGACTGTCAAGGCTGATGGACTCCTCTGGAAGCAATAGGTGAGTTTGGAACGAACCTCTAGCTCTCTTTTAGCAATACTCCCCTCTGTGCTGCCAGGTGCTGCAGCCACTGCAGTAACTTCCCTCTGCTCTCTGATGGCTGTCAATTAAGGGCTGCTTCAGTGCTGCTACTGAGTGAGCAGCCTGACTGAGCAACAGCTGGCACCatacagcttctctctgcagtTTCCCTCAACAGGTCCCAATCTCCCAACCTACAAACTTTCCCTCAACTTGGAAGTCTAGGAATTACCCCTTTCCCATTTGgggccctccccctccctggccaGGGGTCTTCTAGCAGAGATAGGCAAGTTGCTCTTGAGAGGTGCTCTATGGGCAAGGTGACATTGTGAGGAAAACAGGggcatttgtttgtgttttccaCTCGGCTCCTGGTGAGGCATTAGGGACAGATTAGTTTCCTGTATGTTCTCCTTCCATTGATAAGTCAGCAGAGACTCCACAGGGCCTTTCCAGAGTGCAACGGTGCCCAAACTCCAAGCACTGCTGTAGAAAGGCTTTGAACAcactcactgccacaggctgCTTGTCAGTAAAACCTGCAATGGAATGGATCTATTTCATGGGGCATGTACACCACACTGCACCCTGGAGATGGTgcggggagagggctgggcaccACCATCAGGGTCTTTGATTATGCATTGGTTGCTTCAGCAGGCATCATAGCTCACAGGATGCAGGATATATTTATACAGTAAAGTCATGTTACAAGAAACTCAGTATATGTCCCTATACAAACACATCCCTCCCTCAAAGAAATGGGTGAGCTCTTAGAGGTGGAGCTAATGGACCTCACTGGGCCTACTGTCCCATATACTATATGTGATTAAGTAATGattctgatttctctgtgtttatGTGGCAATAGGTTGTTGCTTGGTCAACAGTAAATgagaaaagagaggaaataaCCTATGAGAGAAGGGACAGtgatgcacaatcaacctgtggaactccttgccagaggatgttgtgaaggccaagaccataacagggttcaaaaaagaactagataaattcatggaggataggtgcatcaagggctattagccaggatgggcaggaatggtgtccctagcctctgtttgccagaagctgggaatgagcgacaggggatggatcacttgatgataacctgttcagttcattccctctggggcacctggcattggccactgtcagaagacaggatactgggctagatgggcctttggtctgacttggtagggccattcttatgttcttatgttcagtgcAAGTCAGATGGGCCAGCAGCAATTAAAGAGCAACTTCCCTACCACACAGCTCTGGGAAAGAGGCTAAGATTGGAGGGGTAGGTGAGTTAGGCAGATATGAGCTCATAGGGTGACCAGCcattctgtattttaaagaacatGGCTTATGTGGTGCCTAATGTCCTGTGATATGACCAGTGTCCAAGGAGACATTAGGAAACACATCTGATTTCCAGTAATAACTATTGGACCACAGAGCAAATGGGCATAGGATGTAGGTGGGTATGAAACAGGAGTAATACTGAGAAGAGGAAGGAGCGGAGTGGGTGTGGCAGACAGCAGGGTGGGTGTCTGAGGTCGAAGAGACAGAGGTGAGATCAGAGGGGTGAGTGTGCACAGAGGAACGCTGGAGAACTCCTGCAGTCAGAGAGGATATGAGCTGAGAACAGATAGGTGGCTCTGGGGCTTGGCAGTGGTCCTACATGCTGTTATCATATGTTTTGTATTCTTAgaataagaagaaaagaagaagacaGAAAATTTTCTGCTTTGGAAGAATCGGGTCAGTGACACAATGTCTTCAAAGGGGGGAATTAGCACTCTTTCACCCCTGAGTGTCACCATCGTGTCCGCTAACACCTCATGCGGGGTGGACTCTGAGTTCAGATACCCCCTTTTCACCATCTTGTACAGCTTCATCTTCATTCTGGGCTTCATTGCCAATTGCTATGTGCTATGGATTTTCTGCCGGGTTTATGCTTGGAGGAAACTAAACGAAATCAAGATCTTCATGGTGAACCTGATAGTGGCTGACCTGCTGTTCCTAATCACACTGCCCCTGTGGATCGTTTACTATCACCACCAAGGAAACTGGATTATGCCTACATTCCTGTGTAATGTGGCCGGCTACTTGTTCTTTGTTAACACCTACTGCTCCATCGCCTTTTTGACAGTCATCACATACAACCGATTCCAGGCAGTGACCAAGCCCATCACAGCTGCTCAGTTCCCCACCCGGAGAAGGGGTATCTTCCTCTCTGCAGCTATCTGGATGGTGATAGTGAGCAGTGCTTTGTACTACCTCATTGGCGATGGAACTAATGAGGAGGAGATTAACCATGGCACCATGAAGCGGTGTTTCGAGCGCTATAACACCGCTGACAACACTGTGCCCATCCTCGCCATCCACATTGTCATAGTcattatttttgtctttattttcctgtttatacTGGTGTGCAACTTGTTCATTATCAGGACACTGCTGACCAAgtcagtgcagctgcagaagaGCACCCGTGTCAAGCAGAGGGCATTCAGGATGGTATGCACTGTCCTCGCTGTATTCATCATATGCTTTGTACCTCACCATCTCATTGACCTCCCCTGGACCCTGACAGTCCTAGAGCTGTGGCAGAAAGAAAACTGTCCATTGCGCCAGCAGATCAATGATGCCCATCAGGTGACTCTGTGCCTGCTGAGCACCAACTGCATGCTGGACCCTGTCATCTACTGCTTCCTCACCAAGAAGTTCAGGAAGCACCTTTCAGAGAATCTTAAAAGCATGAAAGGGAGTCGCAAGTGTTCCAGGCAAACCACTGAAACAGCAATTGAGGTGCCCATCAATGAGCTCCCCACCGAGCCCATGAGAAATGAATATAGCCCTGTCTCCTACTGAGCAAGGCTGGGCTGCTTGTGTCATCAGCTTCCTCTCACTGAGCCAGGCCGGAGGGGGACACATCAGTGGGCCAGATCTCTGCATTTCCATCAGGAAGAGGAAATATGAGCATTCAATCCCCATATCCACAAATGCAACCAGAGTAATAGGGACCCAGCAGGGCACTTTCTGACACATACTGATGCTTCATGGGACACTAATCACAGCtcagcttcttttcttttctgtgaagAAAAATGCCATTGACTTTgtgtctttccccctcctcctatCTCCTTGTGTGATCTGTCAGCACTTTAACACTGGAAAGCAAGAGAATTGCCATGAAGAGAGCTCACCCTTACGAATGACAGAGATTCTATGCGATCTGATCCAAGTTACCAGGCTGAGGAGAAGGGGGGGTCTGTGAAAGTCGATGGGTATTGGTGATGTGCTGGAAACCTCAGCCTTAGCTCCCCCAATCCCTGGGATCC
Above is a genomic segment from Chelonoidis abingdonii isolate Lonesome George chromosome 25, CheloAbing_2.0, whole genome shotgun sequence containing:
- the PTAFR gene encoding platelet-activating factor receptor, coding for MSSKGGISTLSPLSVTIVSANTSCGVDSEFRYPLFTILYSFIFILGFIANCYVLWIFCRVYAWRKLNEIKIFMVNLIVADLLFLITLPLWIVYYHHQGNWIMPTFLCNVAGYLFFVNTYCSIAFLTVITYNRFQAVTKPITAAQFPTRRRGIFLSAAIWMVIVSSALYYLIGDGTNEEEINHGTMKRCFERYNTADNTVPILAIHIVIVIIFVFIFLFILVCNLFIIRTLLTKSVQLQKSTRVKQRAFRMVCTVLAVFIICFVPHHLIDLPWTLTVLELWQKENCPLRQQINDAHQVTLCLLSTNCMLDPVIYCFLTKKFRKHLSENLKSMKGSRKCSRQTTETAIEVPINELPTEPMRNEYSPVSY